One Persephonella sp. IF05-L8 DNA window includes the following coding sequences:
- a CDS encoding malate dehydrogenase gives MGDYKRPIVSVVGAGNVGEHVANLIAIKELANVRMFDLARKEGDKIYEVVKGKALDIKQMATAIGCDVEVEGFTVTPDGDGYEPLKGSDIVVVTAGFPRRPGMSRDDLLSKNVGIIRTISERIAEYAPDAIVIVVSNPVDVLTYAAYKITGFHKDKVMGMAGVLDTARFKAFLSMELKVSVQNINAYVLGSHGDDMVPLLSVSNVGGVPLTKLIPEERLKEIVERTKFGGGEIVSLMGTSAYHAPGASVVEMVEAILTDKKEILPCSVYLEGEDAKHYEAEDICIGVPVKLGAHGIEEVVKLDFTEEERKLWASSVKSVKSGIERIKELGLI, from the coding sequence ATGGGAGATTATAAAAGACCTATAGTATCTGTTGTAGGAGCAGGAAATGTCGGAGAGCATGTCGCAAATCTTATAGCAATAAAAGAACTTGCCAATGTTCGTATGTTTGACCTTGCCAGAAAAGAGGGAGACAAAATCTATGAAGTTGTAAAAGGAAAAGCACTTGATATAAAGCAGATGGCTACTGCAATAGGATGTGATGTTGAAGTAGAAGGTTTCACAGTGACACCTGATGGAGATGGATATGAACCATTAAAAGGCTCAGATATAGTTGTAGTTACTGCAGGGTTTCCAAGAAGGCCTGGAATGAGTAGAGATGACCTTCTTTCTAAAAATGTGGGAATAATCAGGACTATTTCTGAAAGAATTGCCGAATATGCCCCTGATGCTATAGTTATTGTTGTTTCAAATCCTGTTGATGTTCTCACTTACGCAGCTTATAAAATAACAGGTTTCCATAAAGACAAAGTTATGGGAATGGCCGGTGTTCTTGATACTGCAAGATTTAAGGCATTTTTATCAATGGAACTTAAAGTATCTGTTCAAAATATAAATGCTTATGTTTTAGGTAGTCACGGAGATGATATGGTTCCTCTCCTTTCTGTTTCCAATGTAGGTGGAGTTCCGCTGACAAAACTTATTCCAGAAGAAAGATTGAAAGAAATTGTTGAAAGAACAAAATTTGGCGGCGGAGAGATTGTTTCTCTTATGGGAACTTCAGCTTACCATGCCCCAGGTGCTTCTGTTGTTGAGATGGTAGAAGCTATCCTAACTGATAAAAAAGAAATTCTCCCATGTTCTGTATACCTTGAAGGAGAAGACGCAAAACATTATGAAGCAGAAGATATATGTATCGGAGTTCCTGTCAAATTAGGTGCCCATGGGATAGAAGAAGTAGTGAAACTGGACTTTACAGAAGAAGAAAGAAAATTATGGGCATCCTCTGTTAAATCTGTAAAATCAGGGATTGAGAGAATAAAAGAATTAG